One genomic region from Terriglobus aquaticus encodes:
- the ku gene encoding non-homologous end joining protein Ku has product MARPYWSGTIQISLVSFGVKFFVATEYKSEIRFHQISRSTGERVRHQKVLQSAVDNGALEEGAEAASVGKDDIVKGYEYAKGQYVMIEPSEIANLRVPSKHSIAIDQFVNEADIDPAYFEKPYFVTPDGDAQMEAFAVVRKAMRAAKKVGIGKIAFGGREHIVAIKSNDDDEHPGLMAYTIRYQQELRSPMEYFGGLRPVEIDEDQLDLAEQLIKRKTGKFTPEKYQDGYEIALKELVDAKVNNRPIPVDQPAPRHAKVVNLMDALRDSLRGNGAATESPEEDASKKKAPRSEKKADAAKQSSKVLKMPAKKAAPKPAARTGRAHAKSA; this is encoded by the coding sequence ATGGCGCGTCCCTACTGGTCCGGTACCATTCAGATTTCGCTGGTGAGCTTTGGCGTGAAGTTCTTTGTGGCGACGGAGTACAAGAGCGAGATCCGCTTTCACCAGATCAGCCGCTCCACCGGCGAGCGGGTGCGCCACCAAAAAGTGCTGCAGAGCGCGGTCGATAATGGCGCTCTGGAAGAGGGAGCGGAAGCGGCAAGCGTCGGCAAGGACGATATCGTAAAGGGGTACGAGTACGCCAAAGGGCAGTACGTGATGATCGAACCCAGCGAGATTGCCAATCTGCGTGTGCCGTCCAAGCACTCCATTGCGATTGACCAGTTTGTGAACGAGGCCGACATCGATCCGGCTTACTTCGAGAAGCCGTACTTCGTCACGCCCGATGGTGACGCGCAGATGGAGGCTTTTGCGGTGGTGCGCAAAGCAATGCGCGCCGCAAAGAAGGTCGGTATCGGCAAAATCGCATTCGGAGGCCGCGAGCACATTGTGGCGATCAAGTCGAATGATGACGACGAGCATCCCGGCCTGATGGCGTACACGATTCGCTACCAGCAGGAGCTGCGCAGCCCGATGGAGTACTTCGGCGGTCTGCGGCCAGTGGAGATCGACGAGGATCAATTGGATCTGGCAGAACAGTTGATCAAGCGAAAGACCGGTAAGTTCACGCCGGAGAAATACCAGGATGGATATGAGATCGCGCTGAAGGAATTGGTAGATGCCAAGGTGAACAATCGGCCCATTCCGGTTGACCAGCCTGCTCCGCGCCACGCCAAGGTGGTGAACCTGATGGATGCGCTGCGGGACTCGTTACGTGGAAATGGCGCTGCCACCGAAAGCCCTGAAGAGGACGCCAGCAAGAAGAAGGCGCCGCGCAGTGAGAAGAAGGCTGATGCGGCCAAGCAAAGCTCGAAGGTGCTGAAGATGCCGGCGAAGAAAGCTGCACCGAAACCTGCCGCGCGCACCGGGCGGGCGCATGCAAAATCGGCCTGA